The following are encoded in a window of Moritella sp. F3 genomic DNA:
- the ppc gene encoding phosphoenolpyruvate carboxylase, translating into MSDKYAALRSNVGLLGQVLGNTIKDHLGEEFLDKIETIRQLAKSSRAGNDKDRAQLLTVLRGLSDDELLPVARAFSQFLNLANIAEQFHTTSRNCADNVCVPDSIDELFAKLNNSEISEADVLSAVKNLNIDLVLTAHPTEITRRTLIHKHGAINKCLSQLELTELSNQERDVFMTRIEQLVSQAWHTNEIRTVRPTPVDEAKWGFAVVENSLWDAVPNFLRSLDKRLQDRLDYQLPIDASPVKFTSWMGGDRDGNPFVTSKVTEEVLLTSRWMAIHLFLKDVKHLTSELSMNDCDDTLRALVGESHEPYRVLLKKLRSELTETLTSLTAQLKGEYTESRDIITTTAQLRQPLLACYNSLNSRGMAVIAKGALLDTIRRVECFGVSLVKLDIRQDSDRHTDVIAEVTRYLGLGDYAQWSEQDKQAFLLQELNNKRPLLPICWQPSADVKEVLDTCRTVAKQDPESLGIYIISMARKASDVLAVQLLLKETGCPFRLPVAPLFETLDDLNNAGTVTASLLAIDWYKNYINGHQHIMIGYSDSAKDAGVIAASWAQYRSQEALVAICEQEDINLTLFHGRGGSIGRGGAPAHAALLSQPPGSLKGGLRVTEQGEMIRFKFGLADVAEQSLNLYTSAILEANLLPPPAPEQSWRDAMDKMSADSCEEYRSYIQGHEKFVPYFRSATPELELGKLPLGSRPAKRKPNGGVESLRAIPWIFAWTQNRLMLPAWLGCTAAFKNMLDSGQRETLQEMQQQWPFFNTRLEMFEMVFLKADAWLAEYYDQCLVTEDLWHLGKELRASLALATELIVGLTPDANLLDGQPWSQTSIELRNPYTDPLNILQAELLSRARSSEEVNPDIEQALMVSIAGVAAGMRNTG; encoded by the coding sequence ATGTCAGATAAATATGCAGCGTTACGAAGTAATGTTGGCTTATTAGGCCAAGTACTCGGGAATACAATCAAGGATCATCTTGGAGAAGAGTTCCTAGATAAGATTGAAACCATTCGTCAACTAGCAAAATCATCACGCGCCGGTAATGATAAAGACCGCGCACAATTACTCACCGTGTTACGTGGCCTCTCAGATGATGAGCTACTACCAGTGGCACGTGCATTTAGCCAATTCCTAAACTTAGCTAACATCGCAGAGCAGTTCCACACAACATCACGTAACTGTGCCGATAATGTTTGTGTACCCGACTCCATTGATGAACTGTTTGCAAAATTAAATAATTCTGAAATCAGTGAAGCTGATGTTCTTTCTGCAGTTAAGAATCTAAATATCGACTTAGTGCTGACTGCGCATCCCACGGAGATCACGCGTCGTACCCTTATCCACAAGCATGGCGCCATCAATAAATGCCTTAGCCAGCTAGAGCTGACTGAATTAAGTAATCAAGAACGCGATGTCTTCATGACACGTATCGAACAATTGGTATCACAAGCTTGGCACACTAACGAAATAAGAACCGTGCGCCCAACACCTGTCGATGAAGCGAAATGGGGTTTTGCCGTTGTAGAAAATTCTTTATGGGATGCAGTACCAAACTTCTTACGCAGCCTTGATAAACGCCTACAAGACCGTTTAGATTATCAATTACCAATTGACGCTTCACCTGTTAAGTTTACCTCTTGGATGGGCGGTGATCGCGATGGCAATCCGTTTGTTACTTCAAAAGTAACCGAAGAAGTACTACTCACTAGCCGCTGGATGGCGATCCACTTGTTCCTTAAAGATGTAAAGCATCTTACCAGTGAACTATCCATGAATGACTGTGATGACACATTACGTGCATTGGTTGGCGAAAGTCATGAACCGTACCGTGTATTACTGAAAAAATTACGCAGTGAATTAACCGAGACACTGACCAGCCTAACGGCACAGTTGAAAGGTGAATACACTGAAAGCCGTGACATCATCACAACGACAGCACAATTACGCCAACCACTATTAGCCTGTTACAACTCGCTAAATTCCCGAGGCATGGCAGTGATTGCCAAAGGCGCGTTACTCGATACCATCCGTCGTGTTGAATGTTTTGGGGTGAGCTTAGTTAAGCTTGATATTCGCCAAGACAGCGATCGTCATACAGATGTGATAGCAGAAGTAACTCGCTATCTTGGTCTGGGCGATTATGCACAGTGGAGCGAGCAAGATAAGCAAGCTTTCTTACTGCAAGAACTCAATAACAAACGCCCATTGCTCCCTATTTGCTGGCAGCCATCTGCAGATGTGAAAGAAGTACTTGATACTTGTCGCACTGTAGCAAAACAAGATCCAGAATCACTGGGTATCTACATCATCTCAATGGCACGTAAAGCTTCTGATGTATTAGCGGTGCAATTATTATTGAAAGAAACGGGCTGTCCATTCCGCCTACCTGTCGCGCCATTATTCGAAACATTAGACGATCTGAATAATGCCGGCACAGTAACAGCAAGCCTATTAGCAATTGATTGGTATAAAAACTACATCAATGGCCATCAGCACATTATGATCGGTTATTCTGATTCAGCGAAAGATGCGGGCGTAATAGCTGCATCTTGGGCGCAATATCGTTCACAAGAAGCCTTAGTTGCTATCTGTGAGCAAGAAGATATTAACCTGACTTTATTCCATGGACGTGGTGGTAGTATCGGTCGTGGTGGCGCTCCTGCACATGCAGCGCTGCTGTCTCAACCTCCTGGTTCACTCAAAGGTGGTTTACGCGTAACAGAGCAAGGTGAAATGATCCGCTTTAAGTTTGGTCTTGCAGACGTCGCAGAGCAAAGCTTAAACCTTTACACCAGTGCAATTCTAGAAGCGAACTTACTGCCGCCGCCAGCACCAGAGCAATCGTGGCGCGATGCTATGGATAAAATGTCAGCGGATTCATGTGAAGAATATCGTTCATATATCCAAGGCCATGAAAAATTTGTACCTTACTTCCGCTCTGCGACACCTGAGCTAGAATTAGGTAAGCTGCCACTCGGTAGCCGCCCAGCAAAACGTAAGCCAAATGGTGGCGTAGAAAGCTTACGCGCAATCCCTTGGATCTTTGCTTGGACACAGAACCGCTTAATGCTACCAGCTTGGTTAGGTTGTACCGCTGCATTCAAAAACATGCTTGATTCAGGTCAACGTGAAACGCTACAAGAAATGCAACAGCAATGGCCTTTCTTCAATACCCGTTTAGAAATGTTTGAAATGGTATTTTTGAAAGCCGATGCCTGGTTAGCAGAATATTATGACCAATGTCTTGTAACAGAAGATTTATGGCATTTAGGTAAGGAGCTGCGTGCAAGTTTAGCACTCGCGACTGAACTCATTGTCGGATTAACCCCAGATGCTAATTTACTTGATGGTCAGCCTTGGAGCCAAACGTCGATTGAATTACGTAATCCGTACACAGATCCCCTGAACATCCTACAAGCAGAGCTATTAAGCCGCGCACGTAGCAGTGAAGAAGTGAATCCTGATATCGAACAAGCCTTAATGGTAAGTATCGCTGGTGTTGCAGCTGGTATGCGTAATACAGGTTAA
- the metF gene encoding methylenetetrahydrofolate reductase, with translation MSFHNAQNIEVLNQSVSELGRDINVSFEFFPPNSPAMTSTLWESINRLKALDPKFVSVTYGANSGTRDLTHNIIKQIKHETGLIAAPHLTCIDANRKELKQIATDYWDNGIRNIVALRGDLPPGLNQPDMYAADLVALLKEVNDFDISVAAYPEVHPEAKNAQADLLALKDKIDAGADRAISQFFFDTESFLRFRDRCAAVGIDKEIVPGILPVSNYKTLCKFSKLTNVKVPNWMHSQFEGLDNDQATRNLVGASIAIDQVKVLSREGVKDFHFYTLNRADLTYAICHTLGVRPK, from the coding sequence ATGAGTTTTCACAACGCACAAAATATTGAAGTATTGAACCAAAGTGTTTCTGAATTGGGGCGTGACATTAACGTTTCATTTGAATTTTTCCCACCAAACTCACCTGCGATGACGTCCACTTTATGGGAGTCAATTAATCGCCTGAAAGCACTAGACCCTAAATTTGTCTCTGTGACCTATGGCGCTAATTCTGGTACGCGTGACCTTACCCATAATATTATCAAACAAATTAAACATGAAACGGGCTTGATCGCGGCACCACATCTCACTTGTATCGATGCAAATCGCAAAGAACTAAAGCAGATCGCAACAGACTACTGGGATAACGGTATTCGTAATATTGTGGCTCTGCGTGGTGATTTACCACCTGGCTTGAATCAACCTGATATGTATGCGGCTGACTTAGTTGCCTTATTGAAGGAAGTGAATGATTTTGATATTTCGGTAGCGGCTTATCCTGAAGTGCATCCAGAAGCAAAAAATGCGCAAGCGGATTTATTGGCGCTTAAAGATAAAATTGATGCGGGTGCCGACCGTGCAATCTCACAGTTCTTCTTTGATACAGAGAGTTTCTTACGCTTCCGTGATCGTTGTGCGGCTGTCGGTATTGATAAAGAGATTGTGCCGGGAATTTTACCCGTTTCAAATTATAAAACCTTATGTAAGTTCTCAAAACTGACCAATGTAAAAGTGCCTAATTGGATGCACAGTCAGTTTGAAGGGTTAGACAATGATCAAGCGACACGTAACCTGGTTGGCGCAAGTATTGCCATTGATCAAGTAAAAGTACTGTCGCGCGAAGGGGTGAAAGACTTCCATTTCTATACGCTAAACCGCGCTGATTTAACGTATGCTATTTGTCATACATTGGGTGTACGTCCAAAATAG
- the metL gene encoding bifunctional aspartate kinase/homoserine dehydrogenase II: MDAVKRSIHKFGGSSLADATCYRRVSAIISEHTQAQDLIVVSAAGKTTNQLLELLQLAEDGDQAAPERLIATCEYQAKLIAELLIDELCAELTAALQDDIHTISHLLETNLDVYAKNQILAHGEVWSARLLAALLTQNQLPADDLDSRLFFTTELAAQPVVDEIVSRQKLAACLVTLNNRVVVTGFIAGDSQQRTVTLGRNGSDYSATLLSALVDASQTTIWSDVAGVFSADPRRVKDAELQTKLSLDEAAELARLGSPVLHARTLQPVMASKQHVQLRCSYTPSEGSTQIHRRLPKGKGAKIVTSIDDLYLVDIEFSQSADYQAQYNQLIALLALQQLSPICIKRRPTEHVVRLGYTAEIVEFALSALLAYQQAQPQISAIDSRSGFCMVALVGSGVTENALQSHQFYQLISEHNLSFVQTGDNHLSICAVLQKVVLEPLLKELHTVLFKQPKRVGVVLFGKGNIGAGWLSLFAQQMHKVPEQQNVELYLCGVYGSQGGVLDFNGLDAATILDNFQPETFVWEQLLSNLALHPFDELVVIDITASEAISYYYPEFAQHGFHLISANKFAGAASSEFYNRVKQSFSDNESHWLYNATVGAGLPIQSSMDMLQHSGDQVTAVSGIFSGTLSWLFQQYNGEIAFSQLVEQAWQQGLTEPDPREDLSGKDVQRKLLILSREAGYDMELSDIKLESLVTAELMDFKVDEFLEHCEELDDKILRMFNKAKKQGLVLRYVASFSNKDVAQVGLEFLEPTHPFANLLPCDNIFSINSHWYRHNPLVIQGPGAGKEVTAGAIQADLFQLCKLFAR, from the coding sequence ATGGACGCAGTGAAGCGCAGTATTCATAAATTTGGTGGCAGTAGTTTAGCGGATGCCACTTGTTATCGTCGCGTATCGGCGATTATTAGTGAACATACCCAGGCTCAAGATCTGATTGTTGTTTCTGCGGCAGGTAAAACAACTAACCAGTTGTTAGAGTTGTTACAGCTCGCGGAAGATGGTGATCAAGCTGCGCCTGAACGACTTATTGCCACGTGTGAATACCAAGCTAAGCTCATCGCTGAATTATTAATTGATGAATTATGTGCAGAGCTCACCGCTGCGCTGCAAGATGACATTCATACTATCAGCCATTTATTAGAAACTAACCTTGATGTTTACGCTAAAAATCAAATCCTTGCCCACGGCGAAGTATGGTCTGCACGATTGCTAGCGGCTTTGTTGACTCAAAATCAATTACCTGCAGATGATTTAGATTCACGTTTGTTCTTCACTACGGAATTAGCAGCGCAACCTGTTGTTGATGAAATCGTATCGCGTCAAAAATTAGCGGCGTGTTTAGTCACACTCAATAATCGTGTTGTCGTCACTGGCTTTATTGCAGGCGATAGTCAACAGCGCACCGTCACATTAGGACGTAATGGCTCTGATTATTCTGCGACGTTATTAAGTGCATTAGTTGATGCGAGTCAAACCACTATTTGGAGTGATGTTGCCGGGGTATTTAGTGCAGACCCACGCCGCGTTAAAGATGCTGAATTACAAACTAAATTATCGCTGGATGAAGCGGCTGAATTGGCTCGTTTAGGCTCTCCTGTATTACACGCCCGTACCTTACAACCGGTAATGGCGAGTAAACAGCATGTCCAGTTACGCTGTAGTTATACGCCTAGCGAGGGCTCTACGCAGATCCACCGTCGTTTGCCCAAAGGCAAGGGCGCTAAAATTGTTACCTCGATTGATGACCTGTATTTAGTCGATATTGAATTTTCACAAAGTGCTGATTACCAAGCCCAATATAATCAGTTGATTGCTTTATTAGCACTGCAACAGCTGTCGCCAATTTGCATTAAACGCCGTCCAACCGAACATGTTGTGCGTTTAGGTTATACGGCTGAGATAGTTGAATTTGCACTTTCTGCATTACTAGCTTACCAGCAAGCACAACCACAGATCAGTGCTATTGATTCCCGCAGTGGCTTTTGTATGGTGGCGTTAGTGGGCTCGGGTGTGACTGAAAACGCGTTGCAGTCCCATCAGTTTTATCAGCTAATTTCTGAACATAATCTCAGTTTCGTACAAACTGGCGATAATCATTTAAGTATTTGTGCAGTATTGCAAAAAGTTGTACTCGAGCCGTTATTAAAAGAATTACACACTGTGCTATTCAAACAGCCAAAGCGTGTTGGCGTGGTGCTATTTGGTAAAGGTAATATTGGTGCTGGTTGGTTATCGTTATTCGCCCAGCAAATGCATAAAGTACCCGAGCAACAAAACGTCGAGTTGTACTTATGTGGTGTATATGGCTCACAGGGCGGGGTACTCGATTTCAATGGCCTAGATGCAGCGACGATACTTGATAACTTCCAACCGGAAACGTTTGTCTGGGAACAGTTATTATCTAACTTAGCCTTGCATCCGTTTGACGAGTTGGTGGTGATTGATATTACGGCGAGTGAAGCGATTAGCTATTATTATCCTGAATTTGCCCAACATGGTTTTCATCTTATTTCGGCAAATAAATTTGCCGGCGCGGCGAGCAGCGAGTTTTATAATCGCGTTAAGCAAAGTTTTAGTGATAACGAAAGTCACTGGTTATATAACGCCACTGTTGGCGCGGGCTTACCAATCCAGTCATCGATGGATATGCTGCAACACAGTGGCGATCAAGTTACTGCGGTGAGTGGTATTTTCTCGGGTACCTTATCTTGGTTATTCCAGCAATATAATGGTGAAATCGCATTCTCACAATTAGTTGAACAAGCTTGGCAGCAAGGTTTAACTGAACCAGATCCTCGTGAGGATTTATCGGGTAAAGATGTGCAACGCAAATTGCTCATCTTGAGCCGTGAAGCCGGTTACGACATGGAACTGAGCGACATTAAATTAGAGTCGTTAGTAACTGCAGAGCTAATGGATTTTAAAGTGGATGAGTTTTTAGAGCATTGCGAAGAATTAGACGACAAAATACTACGCATGTTTAACAAAGCTAAAAAGCAGGGGTTAGTCTTACGTTACGTGGCCAGCTTTAGCAATAAAGACGTTGCTCAGGTTGGTTTGGAATTTTTAGAACCGACACACCCGTTTGCTAATTTACTGCCGTGTGACAATATCTTTTCGATTAATAGCCACTGGTACCGTCATAATCCATTAGTTATCCAAGGACCTGGCGCGGGTAAAGAAGTGACTGCAGGGGCGATTCAGGCTGACTTGTTCCAATTGTGTAAGCTATTCGCCCGCTAA
- the metJ gene encoding met regulon transcriptional regulator MetJ codes for MTKWNGEYISPYAEHGKKSEQVKKITVSIPLKVLKVLTDERTRRQINNQRHATNSELLCEAFLHAYTGQPLPADEDLTKDKPDNIPAEAKAQMLALGINIDDYLEQDD; via the coding sequence ATGACGAAGTGGAACGGCGAGTATATTAGTCCCTATGCAGAACATGGGAAAAAGAGTGAACAGGTTAAGAAGATCACTGTTTCAATTCCTTTGAAAGTATTAAAAGTTCTGACAGATGAAAGAACTCGCCGTCAGATTAATAATCAACGTCATGCGACTAACAGTGAATTATTATGTGAAGCATTTTTACATGCTTACACTGGTCAGCCGCTACCTGCTGACGAAGATCTAACAAAAGATAAACCAGATAACATCCCTGCAGAAGCGAAAGCGCAAATGTTAGCGTTAGGCATTAATATTGATGATTATCTAGAGCAAGATGACTAA
- a CDS encoding RNA-binding S4 domain-containing protein, translated as MSEEYEIEVIPVVVSEEPIELYKILKIENLVTSGSEAKNHIANGYVYVNGEVETRKRKKIMFGDIIGFDGEAYQVMSAEELASYDDADYAETDDGEDFSEDEFVDPAALESDSVAAYMTEHELTEDDFIANDTATSTDVEADVAFITPTPVVKPAAVKPVIESTAADTWEQPEKKKKKKPAAKQTQTAKVAEPKKAEKKKGRAAPFSF; from the coding sequence ATGTCTGAAGAATACGAAATTGAAGTCATCCCTGTTGTTGTTTCTGAAGAACCAATTGAATTATATAAAATTTTAAAAATTGAGAACCTAGTGACCTCGGGCAGTGAAGCAAAGAATCATATTGCTAACGGTTATGTTTATGTCAACGGTGAAGTTGAAACACGTAAACGTAAAAAAATTATGTTTGGTGACATCATCGGTTTTGATGGTGAAGCGTATCAAGTTATGTCTGCCGAAGAGTTAGCATCATATGATGACGCTGATTATGCAGAGACTGATGATGGCGAAGATTTTTCTGAAGATGAATTTGTTGATCCGGCTGCACTTGAGTCAGATTCTGTTGCAGCATACATGACTGAACATGAGCTGACTGAAGACGATTTCATTGCTAATGATACTGCTACAAGCACAGATGTTGAAGCTGATGTTGCCTTTATCACGCCAACTCCTGTTGTAAAACCTGCAGCTGTTAAGCCTGTGATTGAAAGCACTGCCGCGGATACTTGGGAACAGCCTGAGAAGAAGAAAAAGAAAAAACCTGCAGCAAAACAAACGCAGACAGCAAAAGTGGCTGAACCTAAAAAAGCCGAAAAGAAAAAAGGCCGAGCGGCCCCTTTTAGTTTTTAG